AAAACTACTAGACGATTTAAATAACTTTAGAAAGGTACACGATGAACATTACAATGAAAAACTTAGTATTTATAAGGCGCTATTGAATAAAAATATTTCAAATATTCAGGAATCTATTAATAAACTATAATTTAAAATGACAAATAAACTATTCATACTTTCTGTTGCAGCTATCTCACTGACAGCCTGCAAAAAAGAAGCTCCAAAACAGGATGGTGCAAAACCTTACCCTGTAATTTCGGTGGAACAAAAGAATATCGTAGGATACCAGACATTCCCTGCGAGCATACAAGGTAGAGTAAATAATGATGTAAGGGCTAAGATTCAGGGATATATTACCCAACTATTAGTAGATGAAGGGCAATATGTAACCAAAGGACAACCTTTATTCCGTCTTGAAACCAATATACTTACTGAAAATGCAGCTGCTGCAAAGGCAGGTATCGGTGCTGCCGAATCAACGGTGGCTGCTGCACAGGCTTCGGTAAATGCAGCTCAGGTGGAAGTGAATAAACTTAAACCTCTGGTTGCTAAGAATATCATCAGTAACGTACAGCTTCAAACAGCACAGGCTAACCTGGCTCAGGCTCAGGCACAGCTTCAGCAGGCGGTTGCTTCAAAACGTCAGGCGACAGCCAATTACAAAGGGGTAGAAGCTAATATCGAATATTCTATTATTCGCGCACCTATTTCGGGGGTTGTTGGAAAACTTCCTTTAAAAGTGGGTAGCTTGGTAGGACCTACTGATCAGACTCCTTTAACGACAATTTCAGATACTTCCGAGGTATTCGCCTATTTTTCGATGAACGAAAAAGAATATTTCAACTTTTTGGAGAAATCTGTAGGAGCTACAATGCCTGAGAAAATCAAAAATCTTCCTATGGTTGATTTACAGCTGGCTAATGGAAGTATTTATCCTGAAAAAGGGAAGATCGAAGCTATTACAGGACAAATTGATCCCACTACAGGAACCATTCAGTTCAGAGTAGCATTTTCAAATGCCCAAAAGTTACTTAGCAACGGGAACAGTGGAACAATAAGATTACCTAAAGCGTATGATAGCGTTTTGGTTGTTCCGGAAAGTGCCACATACGAACAACAGGGAATTGTTTATGTGTATAAAGTTGAAAAGGATACTGCTAAAAATGTAGTAGTAAATGTAATTGACAGAATTGACAACATGGCGTTAATAAAATCAGGAATAAATAAAGGAGAAACTATAGTGGCAGCAGGTATCGGTGGTTTGAAATCCGGAACTCCTGTAAAGCCGAAACCTATAAAAATGGATAGCCTCGTTCAATCTATAAAACCGAAATTCTAATGATAAAAAACTTTATTAACAGACCGGTTTTATCCACTGTTATTTCAATATTAATTGTTATACTCGGTGTTTTAGGCCTTATTTCATTGCC
The sequence above is drawn from the Chryseobacterium daecheongense genome and encodes:
- a CDS encoding efflux RND transporter periplasmic adaptor subunit, which codes for MTNKLFILSVAAISLTACKKEAPKQDGAKPYPVISVEQKNIVGYQTFPASIQGRVNNDVRAKIQGYITQLLVDEGQYVTKGQPLFRLETNILTENAAAAKAGIGAAESTVAAAQASVNAAQVEVNKLKPLVAKNIISNVQLQTAQANLAQAQAQLQQAVASKRQATANYKGVEANIEYSIIRAPISGVVGKLPLKVGSLVGPTDQTPLTTISDTSEVFAYFSMNEKEYFNFLEKSVGATMPEKIKNLPMVDLQLANGSIYPEKGKIEAITGQIDPTTGTIQFRVAFSNAQKLLSNGNSGTIRLPKAYDSVLVVPESATYEQQGIVYVYKVEKDTAKNVVVNVIDRIDNMALIKSGINKGETIVAAGIGGLKSGTPVKPKPIKMDSLVQSIKPKF